A genome region from Cucurbita pepo subsp. pepo cultivar mu-cu-16 chromosome LG02, ASM280686v2, whole genome shotgun sequence includes the following:
- the LOC111788588 gene encoding uncharacterized protein LOC111788588 has protein sequence MEPPLSSNSFQNSKEQELSVSSSGFMKPQVLGASSIIKQPPKMLKDKGIISLNVEVIDLDDDEASDADMAMFLQDNFDANNKGKGLYHHSDHQLKKTSSSRSFIPDVEVIESTNKDESNLPSASHNFIDLDNYCSESSAEDDEWIPFDEVMDVDAYSALQAHFDHMDIPSDIEVPIPWLPHGQKGNQTNIETSSLLAEPQIKPDAVNQLGRASALLKLKAALANSLSLPADIDVLSHLHESFEPFPSFSSQDTQPNKKTTASQYRDKSVSPYEVGHVNSLLGTHVAKAWWSDHLKCKKKQYGSNNSSFNQPDAMKLHNGGETSATPDSVKKQAGIHKMPHHSNFPGHMDIFKNMQPGQFIPYGPEYTKMKAKDPFFATHTASGLPFYPLGAPPTLGEAVDMPWTQGSTQHYTNIAPDNSTSVSISPENLDAILANFESFKQFDTVDDHSDHYYSSNGFSMKQEPKKWTKKVQEEWKILEKDLPETIFVRVYESRMDLMRAVIIGAQGTPYHDGLFFFDIFFPTNYPDAPPKVHYHSGGLRLNPNLYNCGKVCLSLLNTWDGRGNEKWLPGMSTMLQVLVSIQGLILNTKPYFNEPGYEYQNGSAMGEDKSQRYNEDTFLLSIKTMVYNIRRPPKHFEDFVRGHFFKRGHDILVACKAYTDGAEVGSLVKGGVQDLDVGDKSCSSHFRHSLSKLLSMLVVELKKIGVSDCEKFMPRQTPSTW, from the exons ATGGAGCCGCCATTGTCCAGCAATTCGTTTCAGAATTCCAA GGAACAAGAGCTATCTGTTTCCAGTTCTGGGTTTATGAAACCCCAGGTTTTAGGGGCCTCGTCGATCATCAAACAGCCTCCCAAAATGCTCAAAGACAAAGGG ATTATTTCACTTAACGTTGAGGTGATTGATCTTGACGACGATGAAGCTTCTGATGCTGATATGGCCATGTTTCTTCAGGACAATTTTGACGCAAATAACAAAGGAAAGGGTTTATATCACCATAGTGATCATCAATTGAAG AAAACATCGTCTAGCCGTTCATTTATTCCAGATGTGGAAGTCATAGAGAGTACAAACAAAGATGAATCTAACTTACCCTCAGCATCACATAACTTCATTGATCTAGACAATTATTGCTCCGAGTCATCGGCTGAAGACGACGAGTGGATTCCTTTTGATGAGGTTATGGATGTGGATGCATATTCAGCTCTACAAGCTCATTTTGATCATATGGATATTCCTTCTGATATTGAAGTTCCCATACCTTGGCTTCCTCATGGTCAAAAGGGAAACCAGACAAACATTGAAACTAGTTCATTATTAGCAGAACCCCAAATCAAACCAGACGCTGTTAATCAGCTAGGAAGAGCATCTGCTCTGTTGAAGTTGAAGGCAGCTTTAGCAAATAGCCTAAGCTTGCCGGCTGATATTGATGTTCTGAGTCATCTTCATGAAAGTTTTGAGccttttccttcattttcttcacaagaTACTCAACCAAATAAGAAAACGACTGCATCCCAATACAGGGACAAATCAGTTTCACCTTATGAGGTCGGTCACGTAAATTCTTTACTCGGTACTCACGTAGCAAAAGCGTGGTGGTCAGATCATTTAAAGTGTAAAAAGAAGCAATATGGTTCAAATAATAGTTCTTTTAACCAACCGGATGCAATGAAGCTCCATAATGGAGGTGAGACATCTGCTACACCTGACAGTGTAAAGAAGCAAGCTGGTATACATAAGATGCcccatcattcaaatttcCCTGGCCATATGGACATCTTTAAGAACATGCAACCAGGACAATTCATACCATATGGGCCAGAATATACCAAAATGAAAGCCAAGGACCCATTTTTTGCCACTCATACGGCTTCAGGTCTTCCATTTTATCCTCTTGGCGCTCCTCCTACACTTGGAGAAGCTGTAGATATGCCATGGACTCAGGGCTCCACCCAACATTATACAAACATTGCTCCAGACAACTCGACAAGTGTATCGATCTCACCCGAAAACTTGGATGCTATCTTGGCGAACTTCGAGAGCTTTAAACAATTTGATACTGTTGATGATCATTCTGACCATTACTATTCAAGCAATGGTTTTAGCATGAAACAG GAACCCAAGAAATGGACAAAGAAAGTTCAGGAGGAATGGAAGATCCTGGAGAAGGATTTACCTG AAACTATATTTGTTAGGGTCTATGAGTCAAGAATGGATCTTATGAGGGCTGTCATTATTGGAGCACAGGGTACACCATACCATGATggcttgtttttctttgatatatttttccCGACCAACTATCCGGATGCACCACCA AAAGTACATTACCATTCTGGAGGTCTTCGACTTAACCCGAACTTGTATAACTGTGGGAAAGTATGTCTTAGTCTGCTTAACACCTGGGATGGCAGAGGAAATGAGAAGTGGCTTCCGGGTATGTCGACGATGCTTCAGGTTCTTGTGTCTATCCAAGGCTTGATCTTGAATACCAAGCCATACTTTAATGAGCCTGGATATGAGTATCAAAATGGATCCGCTATGGGTGAGGATAAGTCTCAACGGTATAACGAGGACACGTTCCTTCTGTCGATTAAAACCATGGTGTATAACATCAGGAGGCCACCAAAG CATTTTGAGGACTTTGTTAGGGGACATTTCTTCAAAAGGGGTCATGATATCCTGGTGGCATGTAAGGCATATACAGATGGTGCTGAGGTGGGATCTCTAGTTAAAGGAGGGGTTCAAGATCTGGACGTGGGCGACAAGAGCTGCTCGAGCCATTTTCGACATTCCCTGAGCAAACTTTTGAGTATGCTTGttgttgaacttaaaaaaattggggTCAGTGACTGCGAGAAGTTCATGCCACGGCAAACGCCATCGACTTGGTAG
- the LOC111788831 gene encoding translation initiation factor IF-1, chloroplastic-like → MSSTNLLQFPLLQFQCRPPSTFLFPAIKSHVSVVSIPFPSSQFLHNPSHGPVSFVPMAKSPKSESSEQKFSHEGSVIESLPNGMFRVQLDNEDLILGYISGKIRKNFVRILPGDRVRVEVSRYDSTKGRIVYRHRSTKDPSS, encoded by the coding sequence ATGTCGAGCACAAATCTCCTCCAATTCCCTCTCCTTCAATTCCAATGCCGGCCACCGTCTACTTTCCTTTTTCCGGCCATCAAATCGCATGTCTCGGTCGTCTCAATCCCGTTTCCGAGTTCTCAATTCCTCCACAACCCTTCCCATGGTCCGGTGAGCTTCGTTCCAATGGCGAAATCTCCAAAAAGCGAGAGTTCAGAGCAGAAATTCAGTCATGAAGGCTCGGTTATCGAATCTCTTCCCAACGGAATGTTCAGAGTTCAATTGGACAATGAAGACCTAATTCTTGGCTACATCTCGGGTAAGATTCGGAAGAATTTCGTGCGTATTTTGCCTGGTGATAGGGTTAGGGTTGAAGTTAGCCGTTATGATTCTACTAAAGGCCGTATTGTCTATAGACATCGAAGTACTAAGGATCCATCTTCATGA
- the LOC111785697 gene encoding E3 ubiquitin-protein ligase RMA3-like produces the protein MDQTYSSPEAYLESEQDVSLKQNWKSMSAQSTVSEDANGCFDCNICLDSAADPVVTLCGHLFCWPCIYKWFHVQISSNETENTHNCPVCKASITPSSLVPLYGRGKSYSDSESKKSHLGITVPRRPPPSMNTPPHSNAASALHPSEELHPNYIRSPLHRIYHQQYFPQAYGNFAPYAPSYLGNAMVTSLLNPTIGLIGETVYTRIFGSADGNLLPYPPYNHSVAGNVGTRMRRQEMQLDKSLNRVSIFLFCCFIICLLLF, from the coding sequence ATGGATCAAACCTATTCTTCACCTGAGGCATACTTAGAGTCTGAACAAGATGTCTCTCTTAAGCAAAACTGGAAATCTATGTCAGCCCAGTCAACTGTATCCGAAGATGCAAATGGTTGCTTCGATTGCAACATTTGCTTGGACTCTGCAGCTGACCCTGTTGTCACCCTCTGTGGTCACCTCTTCTGCTGGCCCTGCATTTACAAATGGTTTCATGTACAAATCTCCAGCAACGAAACCGAAAACACACACAACTGCCCTGTTTGTAAGGCTAGCATCACTCCCTCCTCTTTGGTTCCCCTCTATGGCCGTGGCAAGTCATATTCAGATTCTGAATCCAAGAAGTCTCATTTGGGTATAACCGTACCTCGAAGGCCACCACCGTCCATGAACACCCCGCCCCATTCTAATGCTGCCTCTGCATTGCATCCTAGTGAGGAACTTCATCCAAATTATATCCGCTCGCCATTGCACCGGATCTATCACCAACAATATTTCCCTCAGGCATATGGTAACTTTGCCCCATACGCACCATCTTATCTCGGCAATGCCATGGTAACAAGTCTGCTAAACCCGACGATTGGGTTGATAGGAGAAACGGTTTACACAAGAATTTTTGGTAGTGCAGATGGGAACTTGTTGCCTTACCCGCCTTACAACCACTCGGTCGCAGGGAATGTTGGCACCAGAATGAGAAGACAGGAAATGCAGCTTGATAAGTCTCTGAATAGAGTTTCCATCTTTCTATTTTGCTGCTTTATCATCTGTCTTCTGTTGTTTTGA
- the LOC111789121 gene encoding choline transporter protein 1-like: MRGPLGAVIGRYPSSDGSAQMGGIISHNRKCRDLVFLLIFIAFWVGMIVNSSFGFNQGNPLRLTYGLDYKGNVCGDKHANPGLRELELKYWLNPNQVYQSHLKDSQFKLADARSICLLDCPTPSEDSLNWVCDYPEGEIRLSMDDWIDRNYDYFEFLTPEMRNSSVNLQGPCYPVIFPSINVYWSCQFLARPSNVSLTHWKQMGGMNIDADLLIDKSIHKSTNSRSSVLKRYVSDIGKSWPVLIVCGGILPLFLAVIWLLMVRHFVAAMPWVTVVLFNVLIVAVTMFYYLKAGWIGNDAITPIIGEHDPYVHIFGRELNHMRAAAVLMTFVMVVSVLTSIAIIRRIIMATSVLKVAAKVIGEVQALIIFPIIPYAILAIFYMLWLSAALHLFSSGRVVQNNCNSNCCAYDLASKRVNCDRCCGYSLRYTPHIDIAIFFHLFGCYWATQFFVACSSTVIAGSVASYYWARSETSPEIPFLPVFASMKRLARYNLGSMAVGSLTVSFMESIRFLLESIRRKLKVASIAPNSWIGRAAHNTSRFCLRCIEWIIKSVNRNAYIMIAITGKSFCKASAIATELIINNILRIGKVNVIGDVILFLGKLCVSLASALFAFLMLDTHKYRSAHNKISSPLFPVLVCWGLGYVVATLFFGVVEMSIDTIILSYCQDSEEHQGTAQYAPPLLMETLNDQNEMQRLTQGPPSS; the protein is encoded by the exons ATGAGGGGTCCTTTAGGGGCAGTGATTGGGAGGTACCCCTCAAGTGATGGGAGTGCCCAAATGGGTGGGATCATTAGCCACAATAGAAAATGCAGGGATCTTGTGTTTCTTCTCATCTTTATAGCTTTCTGGGTTGGAATGATTGTTAACTCCAGCTTTGGATTCAACCAAGGAAACCCATTAAG GCTTACATATGGACTAGACTACAAAGGAAATGTGTGTGGTGACAAGCATGCTAATCCCGGCCTCCGTGAACTGGAGCTTAAATATTGGTTGAATCCTAATCAAGTTTATCAAAGTCATCTGAAGGACAGTCAATTTAAGCTGGCTGATGCACGGAGTATATGCTTGTTGGACTGCCCGACTCCTTCGGAAGACTCTTTAAACTGGGTTTGTGACTATCCAGAAGGTGAAATCCGCCTCTCAATGGATGATTGGATAGACAGGAACTATGATTATTTTGAGTTCCTTACGCCTGAGATGAGAAACAGCTCTGTTAACCTTCAGGGTCCTTGTTACCCTGTCATTTTTCCTAGCATAAATG TTTATTGGAGCTGCCAGTTCCTTGCTCGCCCCTCGAACGTATCATTAACACATTGGAAGCAGATGGGTGGAATGAACATAGATGCAGATTTGCTCATAGATAAATCTATTCATAAGTCGACCAACTCTCGGTCATCTGTCTTAAAG CGATACGTGTCGGATATTGGGAAGTCATGGCCAGTATTGATTGTTTGTGGAGGAATCTTGCCTCTATTTTTGGCTGTGATTTGGTTGTTAATGGTTCGACATTTCGTTGCTGCAATGCCGTGGGTAACAGTAGTCCTATTCAACGTTCTTATCGTGGCGGTCACAATGTTTTATTACCTCAAAG CTGGATGGATAGGAAATGATGCTATAACTCCCATCATTGGTGAACATGATCCCTACGTCCACATATTTGGAAGG GAGCTCAATCATATGCGCGCTGCTGCTGTTCTAATGACCTTCGTTATGGTAGTTTCTGTTCTTACATCGATCGCCATCATCCGCCGAATCATAATGGCAACGTCTGTCCTAAAG GTAGCTGCAAAGGTGATAGGAGAAGTTCAAGCACTCATAATCTTTCCAATCATACCTTATGCTATCCTTGCAATTTTTTACATGTTATGGTTGTCAGCTGCTCTTCATCTCTTTAGCTCCGGTCGGGTTGTCCAGAATAATTGCAACTCGAACTGCTGTGCTTATGATCTTGCTTCGAAACGAGTGAACTGTGACCGTTGCTGTGGTTATAGCCTCCGTTATACTCCTCATATCGACATTGCCATCTTTTTTCACCTGTTTGGTTGCTATTGGGCTACTCAATTTTTTGTAGCATGCTCTTCAACAGTCATTGCAGGTTCAGTGGCCTCTTATTATTGGGCTCGTAGCGAAACTTCT CCTGAAATACCATTTCTTCCGGTTTTCGCCTCAATGAAACGGCTAGCAAGATATAACCTTGGGTCCATGGCTGTCGGTTCCTTGACCGTGTCCTTTATGGAATCTATTCGTTTCTTACTCGAGTCTATTCGTCGCAAATTGAAGGTTGCAAGTATCGCGCCAAATAGCTGGATTGGCAGAGCAGCACATAATACGTCTCGGTTTTGCCTGAGATGTATAGAGTGGATTATCAAATCCGTTAACCGAAACGCGTATATCATG ATCGCGATAACGGGCAAGAGCTTCTGCAAGGCGTCTGCTATCGCAACCGAGTTGATTATTAACAACATCCTTCGGATCGGCAAAGTGAATGTGATTGGAGATGTCATTCTGTTTCTTGGAAAACTATGTGTGAGCCTCGCAAGTGCTCTTTTTGCTTTCCTCATGTTGGATACTCACAAATACAGATCTGCTCATAACAAGATTTCTTCCCCATTGTTTCCAGTCCTG GTTTGCTGGGGACTAGGCTATGTAGTAGCCACACTTTTCTTTGGAGTGGTGGAGATGTCCATTGACACAATAATCCTTTCATACTGTCAAGATTCAGAAGAACATCAAGGCACAGCTCAGTATGCCCCTCCTCTCCTCATGGAGACACTAAATGATCAAAATGAGATGCAGAGACTTACACAAGGACCTCCAAGCTCATGA
- the LOC111788848 gene encoding MLO-like protein 11, which yields MAENADPEGRSLALTPTWSVASVLTIFVAVSLLVERSIHRLSSWLGKTHRKPLFEAVEKMKEELMLLGFISLLLTATSSVISNICVPSKFYDTSFTPCTQSEIDEQNEDNSSSEKRKLYMVSVFPHLYRRMLSVNKNTCKEGHEPFVSYEGLEQLHRFIFIMAVTHIFYSCLTMLLAIVKIHSWRVWENEAHMDHHDSFSDTTRKKIMQRQSTFVQYHTSNPLTRKSVLIWMTCFFRQFGRSVVRSDYLALRKGFIMNHNLSSKYDFHSYMVRSMEEEFQRIVGVSGPLWGFVVAFLLFNVKGSNLYFWIATIPVTLVLLVGTKLQHIIATLTLENAGITGFVSGAKLRPRDDLFWFKKPELLLSLIHFVLFQNAFELASFFWFWWQFGYSSCFISNHLLVYVRLILGFAGQFLCSYSTLPLYALVTQMGTNYKAALIPQRIRETIHGWGKSARRKRRLRIFTDDATFNTETSTVMSLEDDDNPDTPKVVNGYAEIELQPPTPVNASLSVANDTSRGVKTGLQPSRSLSSPVAQNFDIENSLRSSSMPVRR from the exons ATGGCTGAAAATGCTGACCCAGAGGGGCGATCTCTTGCTTTGACGCCCACATGGTCTGTTGCTTCTGTATTGACAATTTTTGTGGCTGTTTCATTGCTTGTTGAGCGGTCCATCCATAGGCTAAGCTCT TGGCTGGGAAAAACTCATAGAAAGCCTTTATTTGAGGCAgtggagaaaatgaaagaag AGTTAATGCTGCTTGGATTCATTTCTTTGCTTCTGACAGCAACGTCTAGCGTGATATCGAATATCTGCGTTCCATCCAAGTTTTATGATACCTCTTTCACTCCATGCACCCAGTCAGAGATTGATGAACAAAATGAGGATAATAGTTCATCTGAGAAGcgaaagctatatatggtgtCTGTTTTCCCACATTTGTATAGGAGGATGCTAAGTGTGAACAAAAATACTTGCAAAGAG GGTCATGAGCCATTTGTATCTTATGAAGGTCTCGAACAATTGCATCGCTTTATCTTTATAATGGCAGTAActcatatattttatagttGCTTGACAATGTTGCTGGCAATTGTGAAG ATCCACAGTTGGAGAGTATGGGAAAATGAAGCTCACATGGACCACCATGATTCATTCAGTG ATACTACGAGAAAAAAGATAATGCAGAGACAATCTACCTTTGTACAATATCACACCTCCAATCCTTTAACCAGGAAGAGTGTTCTTATTTGGATG ACATGTTTCTTTCGGCAATTTGGGCGTTCTGTTGTTCGTTCTGACTACCTTGCACTTCGCAAAGGATTCATCATG AATCACAATCTCTCATCAAAATATGATTTCCATAGCTACATGGTTCGTTCGATGGAAGAAGAATTCCAGAGGATAGTTGGTGTGAG CGGTCCACTATGGGGATTTGTTGTTGCGTTTCTCCTGTTTAACGTGAAAG GGTCTAATCTATACTTTTGGATAGCAACTATTCCTGTTACT CTTGTTCTTTTAGTAGGCACAAAGTTACAGCATATTATTGCAACTTTGACATTGGAGAATGCTGGTATAACCGGCTTCGTTTCTGGAGCAAAGCTGAGGCCTCGTGACGATCTTTTCTGGTTTAAGAAGCCTGAACTCCTGTTGTCCTTGatccattttgttcttttccaG AATGCTTTTGAATTGGCTTCGTTCTTCTGGTTCTGG TGGCAATTTGGATACAGTTCTTGCTTCATTAGTAATCATCTGCTTGTCTATGTAAGGCTGATCTTGGG GTTTGCTGGACAGTTTCTTTGCAGTTATAGTACCTTGCCCTTGTATGCACTGGTTACTCAG ATGGGAACAAACTACAAGGCTGCCTTAATTCCACAAAGGATAAGAGAAACAATCCATGGGTGGGGTAAGTCAGCTAGAAGGAAGAGAAGGCTCCGGATATTTACTGATGATGCCACATTCAACACAGAAACAAGCACCGTGATGTCACTGGAGGACGACGACAATCCTGATACACCCAAAGTTGTCAATGGCTATGCCGAAATCGAGTTGCAGCCACCTACTCCAGTGAATGCATCCCTCTCTGTTGCTAATGATACATCACGTGGGGTAAAAACCGGCCTTCAACCCTCTCGGTCCCTTTCTTCACCTGTCGCTCAAAACTTCGATATCGAAAACTCTTTAAGAAGCTCATCTATGCCGGTACGAAGATAG